A stretch of Kyrpidia spormannii DNA encodes these proteins:
- a CDS encoding IS3 family transposase (programmed frameshift) — protein sequence MTRKKYDTDFKTKVVLEILKEEKTLSQLASEYGVHVNQLRQWRDIALENWPRAFEPENKQLAKIRAEYEDKIQELYAEVGRLSTQLSWLEKNLASLSREDKLALIDFQERELPLAVQAKLLGLNRSSLYYRPVGPSEEEVRLKHRIDQIYTEHPFYGSRRITAILRSEHWTVNRKAVQRHMREMGIAGITPGPNLSRRAQAHRVYPYLLRGLKIERPNQVWGIDITYIRMAHGWMYLVAILDWYSRYVVSYELDQTLHMDFVLKALDQALGQWTPEIMNSDQGSHFTSPKYTDVLVNHGIQISMDGRGRALDNIFTERLWRSLKQEEVYLHDYQTPKQAREGIARYLEFYNHRRPHQSLGYMTPASVFGL from the exons ATGACGCGAAAAAAGTATGATACTGACTTCAAAACCAAAGTTGTCCTGGAAATTCTCAAAGAGGAAAAGACGCTCTCGCAATTGGCATCCGAATATGGCGTTCACGTCAATCAACTCCGCCAATGGCGGGATATCGCCTTGGAAAACTGGCCACGAGCGTTTGAACCCGAGAATAAACAGCTGGCCAAAATTCGTGCAGAATATGAAGACAAGATCCAAGAGTTGTATGCGGAGGTCGGTCGCCTGAGCACACAATTGTCTTGGTTGGAA AAAAATCTCGCCTCGCTCAGTCGAGAGGACAAGTTGGCTCTCATCGACTTCCAAGAACGTGAACTCCCCCTCGCCGTTCAGGCCAAGCTTCTGGGCTTGAACCGGTCCAGCCTGTACTACAGGCCGGTCGGACCGTCCGAGGAGGAGGTGAGGCTCAAACACCGGATTGACCAAATCTACACGGAGCATCCTTTTTATGGATCCCGACGCATCACGGCCATTTTACGCAGCGAACATTGGACCGTCAACCGCAAGGCCGTCCAGCGTCATATGCGGGAGATGGGGATTGCCGGCATCACTCCGGGTCCCAATTTGAGCCGGCGCGCCCAGGCACACCGGGTGTATCCCTACCTGTTACGCGGCTTGAAGATCGAGCGTCCGAATCAGGTCTGGGGCATCGACATCACGTATATCCGCATGGCGCATGGCTGGATGTATCTGGTGGCGATCCTGGACTGGTACTCCCGTTACGTGGTCAGCTATGAGCTGGATCAAACCCTGCATATGGATTTTGTTCTGAAGGCCTTGGATCAGGCCCTCGGGCAGTGGACGCCGGAGATCATGAATAGCGACCAGGGAAGTCACTTTACCAGCCCGAAGTACACGGACGTACTGGTGAATCATGGGATTCAGATCAGCATGGACGGTCGGGGTCGAGCCCTGGACAACATCTTCACCGAGCGCCTGTGGCGGAGTCTGAAGCAGGAAGAGGTGTATCTTCACGACTACCAAACGCCGAAACAGGCTCGGGAAGGGATCGCCAGATACCTGGAGTTCTACAACCACAGGCGTCCGCACCAGTCCCTGGGATATATGACGCCGGCCTCCGTGTTCGGCCTCTAG
- a CDS encoding DEAD/DEAH box helicase family protein, whose amino-acid sequence MDKQRLRDLEYRTYYASGQHDLLNEFYLPCLRLASNYDRAVGYFNSSILIPIKPGLEAIVKRSGKIRIMAGAQLTEEDISEIRKGYHEREILNAHLDKIYTELQERVEHDPDIANLCWLIKNDILDIRISVPNVAYLEERIGELIAPGIFHDKIGIISDASGDYVVFLGSNNESINGWARNIESFEVYCSWDTSVSARAFERHKYFERLWEGTLPGVRTFEFPDAYKNKLIAIAPPEFQWASKGSSQSWFTFVNNKWRHQEEAIAKFLSSRNGILEMATGTGKTKTAIGILNQLHSKQEIEKAIVTVRGTDLLDQWSSQLVLETNLAVYRHYESFRDIARFIASSGNSVLVISTDFLIENIHYIAGGINPETTIIICDEIHGFGSSSTVKALKGRIRPFKYRLGLSATPEREYDEEGNKFIMEEIGPVIFEFRLEDAIKRGILCEFDYFPLLYELTDEDRDRIHRLIAAHNARKKSGELVSDEELYRQLAQVRKNSLAKIPIFERFIRSRHHILDRCIIFVETHEFGTRVQDLLIRYKPEYHTYFAEDDRINLQRFARGEIDCLLTSQRISEGIDIQSVDNIVLFTADRSRLTTIQRIGRSLRINPNAPDKRAGVVDFICTDRKDDNTDFRRMQWLSELSKIRWEGR is encoded by the coding sequence ATGGATAAGCAGAGACTTAGGGATCTGGAGTATCGCACTTATTACGCCAGTGGTCAGCACGACCTACTGAATGAGTTTTATCTTCCCTGTCTTAGGTTAGCAAGTAACTACGATAGAGCAGTCGGGTATTTTAATTCATCCATTCTAATACCGATCAAACCTGGATTGGAGGCTATTGTTAAGAGGAGTGGTAAGATACGCATTATGGCAGGTGCGCAATTGACAGAAGAAGATATTTCGGAAATACGTAAAGGATATCATGAACGAGAAATTCTGAATGCTCACCTCGACAAGATTTATACTGAGCTACAAGAACGTGTCGAGCATGATCCTGACATAGCTAATCTATGTTGGTTGATTAAGAATGACATTTTGGATATTCGAATTTCAGTTCCTAATGTTGCTTATTTGGAGGAGCGAATTGGAGAGCTAATAGCACCTGGTATATTCCACGATAAGATTGGAATCATTTCAGATGCATCGGGAGATTATGTAGTCTTTCTTGGTTCGAATAATGAGTCTATAAATGGTTGGGCCAGAAACATAGAGTCATTTGAGGTATACTGTAGCTGGGATACATCTGTTTCAGCGCGAGCGTTCGAACGTCACAAGTATTTTGAACGTCTGTGGGAAGGCACTCTACCTGGCGTTCGAACTTTCGAGTTCCCGGATGCATATAAAAACAAACTTATAGCGATCGCTCCACCTGAATTCCAATGGGCATCAAAAGGCAGCTCGCAGTCTTGGTTTACATTTGTAAATAATAAATGGCGTCATCAGGAAGAGGCAATTGCTAAATTCTTGTCTTCGCGTAACGGTATCTTGGAGATGGCAACGGGCACAGGGAAGACAAAGACTGCCATCGGAATCTTGAACCAATTACACAGTAAGCAAGAAATTGAAAAGGCTATTGTTACTGTTCGTGGTACTGATTTATTGGATCAATGGAGCAGTCAGTTGGTCCTAGAAACAAATCTTGCGGTCTATCGGCATTACGAGAGTTTCAGGGACATAGCGAGATTTATAGCAAGCTCGGGCAACAGTGTATTAGTTATATCAACTGATTTCTTGATAGAAAATATCCACTATATTGCCGGTGGGATAAATCCAGAAACCACAATCATTATTTGCGATGAAATTCACGGTTTTGGTTCGAGTAGCACCGTCAAAGCGCTTAAAGGTCGAATCCGTCCGTTTAAATATCGGCTCGGATTAAGTGCAACACCCGAGAGAGAGTATGACGAAGAAGGCAATAAGTTCATTATGGAAGAAATTGGGCCGGTTATCTTTGAATTTAGACTCGAAGATGCAATCAAGCGTGGGATACTTTGTGAGTTTGATTATTTTCCCCTATTATACGAGTTAACCGATGAGGATCGCGACAGAATTCATAGGCTGATTGCGGCTCACAACGCTCGGAAAAAGTCGGGAGAACTTGTTTCGGATGAGGAGCTCTACAGGCAATTAGCTCAGGTTCGAAAAAATTCATTAGCTAAAATACCTATCTTCGAGCGATTTATTAGGTCGAGGCACCACATTTTGGATCGTTGTATCATTTTTGTTGAGACCCATGAATTTGGAACACGGGTACAAGATCTATTGATTCGATACAAACCGGAATATCACACTTATTTTGCCGAAGACGATCGGATAAATCTTCAAAGGTTCGCGAGGGGAGAGATCGATTGTTTGCTAACAAGCCAAAGGATTTCTGAAGGAATCGACATTCAGTCTGTGGACAACATCGTGCTATTTACGGCTGACCGATCAAGACTAACGACCATTCAGCGCATTGGTAGAAGCCTCCGAATAAATCCGAATGCTCCTGACAAGCGAGCCGGAGTTGTGGACTTCATATGTACTGACCGCAAGGACGATAACACGGACTTCCGACGAATGCAGTGGCTAAGTGAATTGTCGAAAATTAGGTGGGAGGGTCGCTGA
- a CDS encoding ATP-binding cassette domain-containing protein: MMLQLRGVSFEYEPNQPVLQNVSLDVQEGDILWIQGANGSGKTTLFRLIAQLLMPKEGEVLYHSQPIIGPKRKEWLADLVYLQANPYLFDYLTGKENVRFFRHLFAMPEDQFCPYFAQTAERFRLNDALDILVQDYSLGMRYKLFWACMFGREARVFLLDEPFAPLDEASLNVAIEMVRTRAENGAAVLFTSHVRDVSTQIATRTMLLENGRLAQQPI; encoded by the coding sequence ATGATGTTGCAACTACGGGGGGTCTCTTTTGAATACGAACCCAATCAACCAGTGCTGCAGAATGTTTCTCTTGATGTCCAGGAAGGGGATATTCTCTGGATACAAGGGGCAAATGGCAGCGGAAAAACCACTCTTTTTCGCTTGATTGCCCAGCTATTGATGCCCAAGGAGGGAGAAGTCCTGTATCATTCACAGCCTATTATCGGCCCGAAGCGAAAAGAATGGCTGGCTGATCTCGTATATTTGCAGGCAAACCCGTATTTATTTGATTACCTGACCGGCAAGGAGAACGTTCGTTTTTTTCGGCATCTCTTTGCTATGCCTGAAGATCAGTTTTGTCCTTACTTTGCTCAGACTGCGGAGAGATTTCGGTTAAACGACGCGTTGGATATCCTTGTTCAGGACTATTCGTTAGGCATGCGATATAAATTGTTCTGGGCTTGTATGTTCGGCCGCGAGGCCCGAGTGTTTCTTCTTGATGAACCATTTGCCCCACTGGACGAAGCTTCATTAAATGTGGCTATAGAGATGGTTCGAACACGTGCAGAAAACGGTGCCGCCGTGCTTTTTACCTCCCATGTACGTGATGTTAGCACTCAGATTGCCACTCGGACGATGCTTTTGGAAAATGGACGGTTGGCGCAGCAACCCATTTGA
- a CDS encoding AAA family ATPase, which translates to MQIRLHEWRYTNIRGIGSLEVNLERQPNEVYPITLLMMPNGTGKTTTMSLLRAIFSGEAEQWSPQQVRDFSPGPEFQNGEFRVAWSVADENKIKRYVVSLKLDYSNGIARYMTSTTGESGGLRDGWDPPNLLKPLLTKEFVRMFIFDGEVASDILDNKKNDAEGAISDLYHLNKLDEFKTEVDKLVSRKQQEKESKGTSHHISRLRNNVDSLRGTLQQLQTKESKLREELEQMEVRVNELEDYIQEYLSKNQELKKEEERIKNERDALSLALSNTVQQTLEILRQPHLVSELFSKRLNFLASSMRELRLPKSTSKQFFAELAEQKYCVCGRPIGEQEKKVILTQAEEYLGEDEFGVMNAIKSSINDLTKQEALLPDLVNRLSGLLERREELDRQWVQNRTWLEKSGDDQIREYIVEQTHLEDRIKDINHDLELLTTNDPSKQHGNDLNWKNNIPICRDELEEAQRRLRVVTDTARLVSQANLLKDYVDSIKRFALEKLKEKVKNRTNNKIDQIIKNDSLRIKSINRYLMLENKSGASVGQTLSIAYAFLASLFEESSYEFPFVVDSPANSLDLEVRRHVAPILPQIFKQVVVFLISSEREGFVESFYEMEGGVQFLTIYRGNNGEVFNYEGREIFSKFQTTVEG; encoded by the coding sequence ATGCAAATTCGACTACATGAATGGAGGTACACTAATATCCGAGGTATCGGATCGCTGGAAGTCAATTTGGAGAGACAGCCTAACGAAGTTTACCCAATTACCCTTCTGATGATGCCAAATGGTACAGGTAAGACTACGACCATGAGCTTGTTACGAGCTATCTTTTCTGGTGAAGCTGAGCAGTGGAGTCCTCAACAGGTACGTGACTTTAGCCCTGGACCGGAATTTCAAAATGGTGAGTTTCGAGTAGCGTGGTCTGTGGCAGATGAAAACAAGATAAAAAGATATGTGGTATCGCTAAAGTTAGACTATAGTAATGGCATTGCTCGGTACATGACTTCTACAACTGGAGAAAGTGGCGGGTTGAGAGACGGTTGGGATCCTCCAAATTTGTTGAAACCATTGTTGACGAAAGAGTTCGTAAGAATGTTTATATTTGATGGTGAGGTTGCTTCAGACATTCTAGACAACAAAAAGAACGACGCAGAAGGGGCTATTTCGGATCTATACCATCTAAATAAGTTGGATGAATTTAAAACAGAGGTAGACAAGTTGGTTAGTAGGAAGCAGCAAGAGAAGGAATCGAAGGGAACCTCCCATCACATTTCTAGACTACGAAACAATGTTGACAGTCTAAGAGGTACTTTGCAACAGTTACAAACGAAGGAATCTAAGTTAAGAGAAGAACTTGAACAAATGGAAGTACGAGTAAACGAGTTGGAGGACTATATCCAAGAGTATCTCTCTAAAAATCAAGAGTTAAAAAAAGAGGAGGAGAGAATTAAGAATGAACGGGATGCTCTGAGCTTAGCTTTATCAAACACTGTGCAACAAACGCTAGAAATTTTGAGACAACCTCATTTAGTTAGTGAACTGTTTTCAAAAAGATTGAATTTCCTCGCTTCAAGTATGAGGGAGCTTAGGCTACCAAAATCGACTTCTAAGCAGTTTTTTGCAGAACTCGCTGAACAAAAATACTGTGTGTGCGGAAGGCCTATTGGAGAACAAGAGAAGAAGGTAATTCTGACCCAAGCCGAAGAGTATTTAGGAGAAGATGAATTCGGCGTTATGAATGCTATAAAATCCTCCATAAATGACCTGACTAAGCAAGAAGCGTTACTTCCGGATCTTGTAAATCGTCTATCCGGTTTACTTGAGCGCCGTGAAGAATTAGATAGACAATGGGTTCAAAATCGTACGTGGTTGGAGAAATCAGGTGACGACCAAATAAGGGAATATATTGTCGAACAGACGCATCTAGAGGACAGAATCAAAGATATAAATCACGATTTAGAATTATTAACTACAAACGATCCATCGAAACAGCACGGGAATGATTTGAATTGGAAAAACAACATACCGATTTGCCGGGACGAGTTGGAGGAGGCACAGCGCCGCCTTAGAGTGGTGACCGACACAGCTCGATTAGTGTCTCAAGCGAATCTCCTTAAGGACTACGTCGACTCTATTAAGCGTTTCGCGCTTGAAAAACTTAAAGAGAAAGTGAAGAATCGAACAAACAATAAGATTGATCAAATAATTAAAAACGATTCTCTCAGAATAAAGAGCATAAATCGATATCTAATGCTGGAAAATAAGTCCGGAGCAAGTGTCGGGCAAACACTTTCAATCGCTTATGCATTCCTGGCATCTCTTTTCGAAGAGTCCTCATATGAGTTCCCCTTTGTCGTGGATTCACCAGCGAACTCGTTAGATCTTGAAGTTCGAAGACATGTTGCCCCTATACTTCCTCAAATATTTAAGCAGGTAGTTGTATTTCTTATATCAAGTGAACGAGAGGGCTTTGTAGAGAGCTTTTATGAAATGGAAGGGGGCGTACAGTTCCTTACCATATATCGTGGCAATAACGGAGAAGTGTTCAACTACGAGGGACGGGAGATATTCTCCAAATTTCAAACAACTGTTGAGGGGTGA